From Candidatus Atribacteria bacterium ADurb.Bin276:
AGTTTTAGCCAATTTGCCGGATCGTCATTTCGAGATTTAACCCGAATAGCAGGTTCCTCTCCCGAGGTTTGGTTAGATATTTTCCTCACCAATCAAACCCAGATTCTATCTGTTATTGATGAATTGGAAGGAGGTCTTCGAATCATCAAGGAATTTATTAAAACAGAAGATGAGGATGGTTTGAAGGCTTTTCTAATCAAAGTAAAAAAAATTAAAGAACAGGTTGATGACTAT
This genomic window contains:
- a CDS encoding prephenate dehydrogenase, which codes for MPGEPGFFLTAPEHDRVCALVSHLPHVIANVYASQVYEKDYSFSQFAGSSFRDLTRIAGSSPEVWLDIFLTNQTQILSVIDELEGGLRIIKEFIKTEDEDGLKAFLIKVKKIKEQVDDYGSL